In one window of Brassica rapa cultivar Chiifu-401-42 chromosome A07, CAAS_Brap_v3.01, whole genome shotgun sequence DNA:
- the LOC103830754 gene encoding uncharacterized protein LOC103830754 isoform X1, whose protein sequence is MSGREVKEYTNLSDPKDRKLGKGGKIDDEDVTFQRMVAKMQDVAGERGGYLHGRGALDSDDLLYLKEQMEAEQDAERLLRRTEKRAFAAFKKAATQADSSPASIPLPLRVEPKPKSGIRQQDLLRKVVEVKPKRPKISTASSASLSPPKRSDIGPTEAKVQKDKQKEEANTVLKKLDRPEEQPGGKAAESNVQGQNALKGLLGLAYESSDEED, encoded by the exons ATGTCAGGGAGAGAAGTTAAAGAATACACAAATCTCTCCGACCCTAAAG ATAGGAAACTAGGGAAGGGGggtaagatagatgatgaagacGTCACCTTTCAACGGATGGTTGCAAAG ATGCAAGATGTTGCTGGTGAGCGTGGAGGCTATCTTCATGGAAGAGGCG CTTTGGACAGCGACGATTTACTTTATTTGAAAGAGCAAATGGAGGCAGAGCAGGATGCGGAGCGCCTTCTGAGACGAACTGAGAAACGGGCTTTTGCTGCCTTTAAA AAAGCTGCAACCCAAGCTGATTCATCTCCAGCATCTATTCCTCTGCCACTTCGTGTTGAGCCCAAACCAAAGAGTGGTATCAG GCAGCAAGATTTGCTGAGGAAGGTTGTTGAGGTTAAACCAAAGCGACCAAAGATCTCTACGGCCTCAAGTGCAAGCTTGTCACCTCCTAAAAGAAGCGATATAGGTCCAACAGAAGCGAAAGTTCAAAAAGATAAGCAGAAAGAAGAAGCTAATACAGTGCTGAAGAAACTGGACAGACCAGAGGAGCAACCCGGAGGGAAAGCAGCAGAAAGCAATGTGCAAGGTCAAAATGCTTTGAAAGGCTTACTGGGATTAGCGTATGAGTCTTCAGATGAAGAAGACTGA
- the LOC103830754 gene encoding uncharacterized protein LOC103830754 isoform X2, translating into MQDVAGERGGYLHGRGALDSDDLLYLKEQMEAEQDAERLLRRTEKRAFAAFKKAATQADSSPASIPLPLRVEPKPKSGIRQQDLLRKVVEVKPKRPKISTASSASLSPPKRSDIGPTEAKVQKDKQKEEANTVLKKLDRPEEQPGGKAAESNVQGQNALKGLLGLAYESSDEED; encoded by the exons ATGCAAGATGTTGCTGGTGAGCGTGGAGGCTATCTTCATGGAAGAGGCG CTTTGGACAGCGACGATTTACTTTATTTGAAAGAGCAAATGGAGGCAGAGCAGGATGCGGAGCGCCTTCTGAGACGAACTGAGAAACGGGCTTTTGCTGCCTTTAAA AAAGCTGCAACCCAAGCTGATTCATCTCCAGCATCTATTCCTCTGCCACTTCGTGTTGAGCCCAAACCAAAGAGTGGTATCAG GCAGCAAGATTTGCTGAGGAAGGTTGTTGAGGTTAAACCAAAGCGACCAAAGATCTCTACGGCCTCAAGTGCAAGCTTGTCACCTCCTAAAAGAAGCGATATAGGTCCAACAGAAGCGAAAGTTCAAAAAGATAAGCAGAAAGAAGAAGCTAATACAGTGCTGAAGAAACTGGACAGACCAGAGGAGCAACCCGGAGGGAAAGCAGCAGAAAGCAATGTGCAAGGTCAAAATGCTTTGAAAGGCTTACTGGGATTAGCGTATGAGTCTTCAGATGAAGAAGACTGA